Genomic window (Pyrus communis chromosome 13, drPyrComm1.1, whole genome shotgun sequence):
TGCAGAGTATCGGATTACGTTGACTTACCAATCaactaaatttgaagaatgcgGAATCAATGGGAGATAAATATCAGGGGAaacatccatgatacatgcttgttgtactctttttccttcgactaggatttttcccatagggtttttcctatcaaggttttgacgaggcaacataagcatatttaacactatatcaataatctaggtaaagttgtactctttttcctttgctatggttttttcccactgggttttttcgagcaaggttttaacgagataactgatgttgatatgtgggcatctaAGAGGGAGTGTTATAGAATTAATGGGTGAATGCTTAAAGACTTAGTAATAGTGAATAATAGTGTTTGATACTTTCAAAAGTATCATCATTATATTTTGATGGTTGTAGTTACGATAAtcgctctataaatagagaactCTGTCTGTTATCAAATGCACTGCGAAAAaaagtaagagaaataaaatcaGTATCCCTCCCTCTCTTTATCTACCATCCCTTTTTGTGTTATAGCTACTAAAGttatagtgtgatattttgcacctACTTTGCTCATGTCCTTAGAAagattatctctctaacttttatctatttataatatatatatatatatatatatgtatatatattctcaATATGATAGAAGCAAGAACATCACTATCATTTGATGGGGTTGTGTGCCAAATTGTCTCTCTTTTTGTTTAATGGGACCCTGTCTAATCGATGTGATATCATAATCTTATATCACCAGTTGCTAACTTGAATTTCTAGATTAGTGCAGGGAtaagcacaaatctcaaaattcaatctCATTTAATGATAATAAATAAGGTGGTGAGCATATACTATACTAAATGGTGGTGAGTAAAAATGCACTCATCAAACAATTTTGGTAGCGATATTCCCAAGAATCTAAACCCAAACGAAACCAAGATCGGAGTACTGATTAGTGATTATATGGAAAGGATGAAGAATTATGAACTTTATGGTTAGCAACTTCTTGAGTTCTATATGTGGAAGAAAAAACTTCAGTCGAGCTGCTCTGTCACGATACCTCAAAGACACGCACAAGGAGACCCACCGATGGCAAAGGGTTTATTTTCCTTATTTGTGTCTTGGATGGACGGACGTGGCAAGGCACCCCAACAGAAAATTTTCTCGTATGCCTTTTGGCCTCCACcgaagaaaggaaagaaaagaaaaagtagacGAATAAACAGAGAGAAAATAACATGGATGACTCACCATCATGAAGTTGACCCCCACAacatgaaagaaagaaagaaagatggatGCTTGGCTTCGCTGAGCTTCACAAGAAATCTGTGCAACCAGATTTTATCGCTAGCAACATTATATACGTTTCGATaggtatacatacatatatacatacacacagaCCAATCATCTGCGCATCCCTCTTCTGGTTAAACATTCTGCAGCTCATTTTTAACTTCAAAAGTTTCTTGGTGTGCAAGAAACGGCAAGCGATATCGGGATGGAAGCATAAAGAGGAACTAGTAAGGGCTCGTGTTTAGAACTTGTCTCATGAATTTTTCAAATAAGAAGATGAAATGAGAGGCTTTTCCGTCAAGTTACATTCACAAgagaattttatttaattacatgAATTGCATACAAAACTGGTCCATTAAACACTAATTTAAGATCCCcatgaaataaaaaaggattACAAATGGGGCAAAAACCACcatcttttgcttttgaaacCTAGTTCCCACCACCACATCTGGATCGGGGTGCGCCATTTTGCTTGGACTTATTCACACTTCTATGCCATACTTAAAACAAGAAGATAATAACCCGGGAATTCGAATTTTGCAGAAGAAACTTAGTAAGACCAGGACCAAAAGGCATGATCTTCCACCGGGAATCCGAAATTACAGGAATTTGCAGGCGTATCGGAGTAATCGACATCTTCAAGCTTTGGGAAGATGTATGGAGGCAGCAGGCTTTTGCTGAAGTTATCTTCTTCATCTTGGGAGAGGTCAGACTGCTCAGGTTCAAAAACGTACGAAGAATCACCAGGCTCCATGAGTGAAGAGTGAACTCCATCCGTGTAATGTGGGCTGTCTGAATCAAATATATCACTCCTGCCTGAACTATGATCTTCCTGCTTAGAGGCCACAGCTGAGACTTTTGATACTTCGCCTTCTGAGGCCGAGTCAGCAATTGGCTTGTGCGACGGTTCTTGAGACAATTTGTTGGTATCAGATAGTTCTGAATTTCCTCTCACTTTCTCTTTGAGTTGCAGCTTGTCTGAGAGGACAAGAACCTGATGGCCAATTCAAACATATCATgtcaaattcaagagcaaaatACTACAAATGGAAAAACTAAGGCAGCCAATGACATATATTAATCGCTACCTCGGCCTTCAGTTTATCATtctctttcgaaaggctttcaCAGTTAGCCTTGAGATTATTGTAGTTGGCTTGCAGCACCTCATAATCCTTCTCAAGGTGTTTTGTCTTCCACCTCGCCCGGCGGTTCTGGAACCATATCGCAACCTGCCGAGGCTGCAAGCCAAGGTCCTTTGCAAGCAGGACTTTCCTCTCTGGTTCCAGCTTGTTTTCCACATCAAAGCTTTTTTCGAGAAACCGGACTTGATCAGCGGTTAGCCGCCTCTTCTTCCCTGGTTGATGGGGATACTCATCCAAGTCATCTTCCCCGTTATCTTCGTGCTCATACTGGTGGAACAATGACCTATTCAATCCACTTCCTCCGCGAACATCTTCGAAACTCACCATCGATCTTGAACCTGAACAAGGTATTATCTGTTAATTAGGAATACCATCTTCCAAAATATTACCACACACATGAACAACATCTTGCCACACAATTTTCCACTACAAATCATATGGATTATCTAAAATTGATGAGCATTATCAGCTCCGATCACAAAGTGTGTTTGTTATGGCTGTTGATTAATCTACGATTCCGGATTCCGAATTCCGAGATAATTAACATAACAATAACCAAACAGATGAACAAGGGCCTAGACTATGTGCAAATTTTAATCTTTGCTTAATTCAAACACAAGTTAAGCAGCAACATGCATATCTAACATATTCATATATGCCAAAAGATCAAATATTTAAGGAAAAATCAGAAAACCCAGATCAGAAACACTAAAAAATTAGTGATAAATTAAcccaaataataaaaatcacaGAGACAGAGTATACAAAGAGAGAGTGAAATAGTAcccagaaaagaagaagaggaagaatttgATGACCCAGAAAGGAACAGAGAATCAAGAGGCTCAGAACTCTTCTGGTTCTGAAGCAAAGCACTGAGGACGGACGAATTTCGGCCGCCGTAGACCCTCCCGCCGGCCATGTTTACAGTCAACACTCCGACGAATTAGTTTTGTATACTAGGCGTTTGTTAAGTTTCTGTAGAGAACATCACAGCTTGGTGTTTGAGAAGGTGAATGATCCGAAGCTCTGGGTTGGAAAGAATCACGCTTTGTGGCGGAAGAAGCTGGTGATGATGATTTCTGTGATGTGGGAAGTGTGGGAACAGCGGCTGCACACACCCATCACTCAGAACAAGGAGAACTTGTGGGACTTTCAATTTGGAGGTGGTGGTGAAACagtggagaagaagaagagctaTGCAAATTGGGAAGTttcagagagagaggagaggagggaggggagagagagtttccttctctctttctcagAAGCGTAACGCGATGGTGATAAATATAGTAAAAGCCATAAGGGGTTCCTGTTCGAGGGGAGGACAAAGATGGGTTAGATTACTATCCTGCCCTTCGTTGTAAAGCATCAATTGTATAATCAAGGAGTTTTAGTTGCAGGTTTTCATCATATTTaacttcaacgatccgaactgtttattt
Coding sequences:
- the LOC137712470 gene encoding homeobox-leucine zipper protein HAT5-like, translating into MAGGRVYGGRNSSVLSALLQNQKSSEPLDSLFLSGSSNSSSSSFLGSRSMVSFEDVRGGSGLNRSLFHQYEHEDNGEDDLDEYPHQPGKKRRLTADQVRFLEKSFDVENKLEPERKVLLAKDLGLQPRQVAIWFQNRRARWKTKHLEKDYEVLQANYNNLKANCESLSKENDKLKAEVLVLSDKLQLKEKVRGNSELSDTNKLSQEPSHKPIADSASEGEVSKVSAVASKQEDHSSGRSDIFDSDSPHYTDGVHSSLMEPGDSSYVFEPEQSDLSQDEEDNFSKSLLPPYIFPKLEDVDYSDTPANSCNFGFPVEDHAFWSWSY